NNNNNNNNNNNNNNNNNNNNNNNNNNNNNNNNNNNNNNNNNNNNNNNNNNNNNNNNNNNNNNNNNNNNNNNNNNNNNNNNNNNNNNNNNNNNNNNNNNNNNNNNNNNNNNNNNNNNNNNNNNNNNNNNNNNNNNNNNNNNNNNNNNNNNNNNNNNNNNNNNNNNNNNNNNNNNNNNNNNNNNNNNNNNNNNNNNNNNNNNNNNNNNNNNNNNNNNNNNNNNNNNNNNNNNNNNNNNNNNNNNNNNNNNNNNNNNNNNNNNNNNNNNNNNNNNNNNNNNNNNNNNNNNNNNNNNNNNNNNNNNNNNNNNNNNNNNNNNNNNNNNNNNNNNNNNNNNNNNNNNNNNNNNNNNNNNNNNNNNNNNNNNNNNNNNNNNNNNNNNNNNNNNNNNNNNNNNNNNNNNNNNNNNNNNNNNNNNNNNNNNNNNNNNNNNNNNNNNNNNNNNNNNNNNNNNNNNNNNNNNNNNNNNNNNNNNNNNNNNNNNNNNNNNNNNNNNNNNNNNNNNNNNNNNNNNNNNNNNNNNNNNNNNNNNNNNNNNNNNNNNNNNNNNNNNNNNNNNNNNNNNNNNNNNNNNNNNNNNNNNNNNNNNNNNNNNNNNNttttttttttctaattttttttaacagaatTGTTAATCATTCGTGGATAATTGTTAAGTGCATATGCCGCGTATGACGATAACGGCAAGGCGACTTTAAGTGCTCGCGTTTGTTCACATGCCCAATTTGTTGCGCGCACATACGAGCGGGAATGCAAGAGGGTATATGCTTGCATACGCCCACGTATACTActtgcatatgcatatgcatatgcatatgcacatgcacacgtTCATATACCTTCGCTGCgcctttccccctcccccgcgTTTGCTCTTgcctctatttttttaaaaaaaaaaaaagatttgccCAAATAACAAACGAGCGAGCTATGTGCACGAACAAAACAgcaccactttttttttttttttagaaaaaaaaagggggaagcgcaTTAACAGAAAAGAAAGCGAAAACGGAGAGCATCCTTTTTTGAGAGATATGCTCCTCTAAGTGTGATACACACGCGTTTTACATGTCCTCGGGTGCACATTTGTTTGCATGCGAGAGAACAGGTGGAAAAGCGCTGTGGCTACCCATTTGGTGGTTTACAATAAACGGACGTGTATATGCCTACGCGCTAGACGCGCAGCTCATCGCATACACACGCGTACGTCCCTACAAAGGAACAacataaactttttttttttaattcgcgAGAGGCATATGTAACGGGAAGTGCTTCCACGTGCAGTGCTTCCACGTACAGTGCTTCCATGCCACTCTCGCGCACTTGTGTATAagtgcatttatttttttatgcacacTCTCTGTGCATATAAGAAATAAGAGGCACCCCTTTTGGAAAGGCCACCCCACTGGAAGCACGAGCAGGAACCAACAAAAACACGAAATCGAAAAATAAGGATGTGTGTAGAGGTactatgaacaaaatgaagatcgAAGAGAGAAGGAGCTCCAACGACTCAAGTGTGAAGAGCAAAAGTGGCGGCAAGGCGACCGCCCCAAGTTctgagaggaaaaaaagtgtcgGTGCAGAGGATCGTGGCCCCGATAAGGACAACAAAAGTGGCGGCAGCggtgggggaagcggtgggggaagcggtggaagTAGTTGGAATAACCACGGCGAAGGGACCCACAGCCGCGCGGAGAGCGTCTCCAAgaagaaaagcgaaaaaggcgaaaaaggagaaaaaggagaaaaaagcgaGAAGAATGAGAAGAATGAGAAGAATGAGAAGAGCGGGAAGAGCGGGAAGAGCGAGAAGGCCGGCCAGAAGAACATCGAGCAGGGCGGAAAAACGAATGGCAGCCATGCCAGCGAAAAGAACCATGATCagggaaaaagcaaaagctCCTCGTCCTCCAACAGCAGATCCAAAATTGACAACTCAAAGACGaacgagaaaaaggaaagtcttaaaaatgttaaaagcAACTCGAGCGAGTCGTTGAAGCACAAGGGATCCAACTCGAGGGAAAGCATCGCCTCGAGGGAAAGCTCCAAGTCGAATAAgagcaaaagtgaaaagggaGGAGGTGGCAACAGTGGAGGAGTCACAGAAGATGGGAAAAGGGATAAGACCCCCCACTCCAacagtgacaaaaaaaagaaagatcCCCCGAACGACAAGCACGACGTTAAAGTAAACAACAAACTAATTTCTAAGAATAACAAACCCAAAAATGTTAACAGTAAAAGTAACAGTAACAGTAACAGTGGCACCTCCACCAACCACAGTAGCAGCAGCGCTAGCAGAGGTGGTGatgagaagaacaaaatgagcgTTCTTTCATCCGGCGTGAAGGAGGGCGTAAAAAGCCAGGCCCCCGGCAGTAGCCACGGAGGTAGTAACAGTAGCAGCAAGGGCGGCTCAACAAAGAATGACTCCGCAAAGGGCGTCTCAACAAAGAAGGACTCCTCCAAGGGCGGTTCCTCCAAGAGTGACCCCTCTAAGGGCGGTTCCTCCAAGAGTGACCCCTCTAAGGGAGGTTCCTCCAAGAGTGACCCCTCTAAGGGAGGTTCCTCCAAAAGTGACCCCTCTAAGGGCGGTTCCTCCAAAAATGACCCTTCCAAGAGCGGCTCAACAAAGAATGACGCTTCGAAGAGCGCCCCGCCAAAGGGTCTCCCGTCCAAAAACTCCACCTCGAAAAACTCCACCTCGAAAAACTCCTCCTCGAAGAACTCCTCCTCGAAGAACTCCTCCTCGAAAAACACCCCTTCGAAGAGCACCCCAGCGAAGAGCACCCCGTCGAAAAGTGGCTCCTCAAAAAGTGAGCCATCAAAAGGAGCCCCCCCCAAGGTTGAGGCCTCCAAGGTTGAGGCCTCCAAGGTTGAGGCCTCCAAAAGTGGCTCCCTCAAAAGTGGGCCCTCCAAAAATGAGGCTTCCAAAGGTGGCAGTTCGAAGAATTCCCTTTCGAGAAGTGACTCCATTAAAAGCAGCTCGTCCAAGAATACTGTGTCAAAGAATGACACGCTTAGAAGTAGCTCAACAAAAAGCCTTTCTAAGAACGCTAGTCAAGAAACTGTAAACAGCGAGCATgttaagaaggagaagaaagctTCGACGGCATCGGCAGCATCAAGCAGCAGCAAAGCAGCCCAAAAGAGCAACGAAGATGTAGGCGAGTTGATGAGTAGCCACACGGCTAGTTCGAAGGAGGAGAGCTCCAAGGCGAGCAGAGGTGTTTCCGACGcgaagaaaaaggtaaaatcGGATAGGTctgaaaaaacagaaagggagaagagCACCAAGAGTGTTAGCGAAAGCGACAATGAGGTTCCTGAACAGAGAAGctcgaagaagaaaagcggAGGAACCAGTAGGGAAAACGACTCCGTGAAGAATAACCTTTCTAAAAGCAGCAAATCGGGAGCAACTGAAATGGCCAGCAAGAAGGATGTCGCGAAGAAGGGTTCCTCGGatcagaagaaaaagaagaacaacagTAAGGGCAGCTCGAGAAAGGATCGTCGAGCAGACTCGAAATCGAGCAAGAGCAAGGACAGCAGTAAGGGTAGCAGCAAGGGCAACAGTAAGGGCAACAGTAAGGGCAGCAGTaaggataaaagaaaaagtgcgAAGTAtaacgaagaggaggaggaggaggaggaggaggaggacaccgaggagggggagagcGAAGTGGAAGAAACGGAGAATGATGatgtggaggaagaagaggaggaggaagaagaggaagaagatgaagaaagcGTAGATGCGGGGCagagagaagaagaagatgaggatgacgatgatgaaaAGGATGACGGGGATGACGAGGATGACGGGGATAACGAGGATGACGGGGATGACGACGACGATGAcgacgatgacgatgatgatgacgacgacgatgacgacgacgacgatgatgatgagtACCAAGAAAATGGCCCGAAGAGGCGGTCATCTTCTTCATCCAAGCAGGTCGCCAAAGACAGCgtgacgaagaagaagaagaagaaaaagagaagctCCTTTAGCctcaaaaagaagaagcggtATCCTAAGGGAAGCCAGCAAGGTGGCAGCAAGAGCATGAGCAAGAGCATCAGCAAGAGCCTCAGCAAAGGCAGCAGCAAGAGCAGCAGCAAGAGCAAGAAGGccgtgaagaaggaaaagaagaagaacagcCATAACAAGGGCAAGGACAGTAGCAAGGGCAAGGACAGTAGCAAGGGCAAGGACAGTAGCAAGGGCAAGGACAGTAGCAAGGGCAAGGACAGTAGCAAGGGCAAGGGCAGTAGCAATAGCAAGGGCAGTAGCAAGGGCAGTAGCAAGAACAaggtgaaaagggaaaacgcCTCGGAGAAAGATGCAGACGAGGAAGAAAACTCCTACTTTGACGATCACGGCTATTCCCTGGACGCAAGGAAAAGTGTCTTGGCGGagagggaaaggaaaaggaatcTCAAGGAGAGTTACATTAAGCAGATGAAGCTACCCACCTATGTAGATGATGAATCCATCCTCTTTATTAATAATCCCAATTATGTGATGGTGTTGCTGTTCCTAACTGTGTACAAAGACGTGCTTAAGATGAGTTGGAACTTCAAAGACATCGATGAAATGTTTCAGAATAAAGAGACAACTGAATTCGGAAGGAATTTCAttcttaaattatttttttttctaggaAGGTACTTTAACTCGAAGTCGATATTTATGTATAGATATATTTCTCGTATTTTTGAGGACAAGCAGGAGTCCCTGGTGAGGGTCGTAAATTTCCACGAGCTTTTCCCCGTGCTGGAGGggagaagggagaagaagagcAAGTCGGgaggtggtggtggtgggggTGGCACGTCAGGTGGGGGGAGCAGTtctaagaagaagaagaatgataagaagaagaagaaaaagaagaaagcgaAGGCGGAGGAGGATGTCAAGGCGGAGGAGCTGTTTGACGAGGAGACCATCGAGAACGACGAGGTGAACGATGAGGTGAATGAGGATGCGAACGATGAGGTGAACGACGATGCGAATGACGATGCGAATGACGATGCGAACGACGAGGTGAACGACGATGCGAATGACGATGCGAACGAGTTCGACGAGGAGGAGCCGGATGGGGAGGACGaccagggggaggaggacgaaAATGACAGCGAGAACGAAGTGGACGAGGTGATCGACGGGGACGACGCGGAAGACCCCTCCGAGGGACAGGGCCGTGACCACCCCCCTTCGAATGAAGCGCGTGACGCGCGTAAGAAATCGAGCAGCCAAGGCAAAGCGGAGCAGTCATCGTCAGCGAAGCTGGTCaagcaggaggagaagtCCCACGGGGACAGGAGCCCCCAAACGAGGGAATCCCAAGGAAAGGGCGGACCTTCGTTACAGGACGGATCCTCGTTAAAGAAGGGATCCTCGTTGGGCATCGCAAACGACGGGGAGGATCTCCAGGCGGAGAAGAGGGACACCCCGGAAACggtggaaggggaggaagcgatGGAAGGGGCGGAAGGGGCGGAAGCGGCGTCCATCGTAAGAAGCGACCACCCTGAAGGATTGGCGTCTCAACACGGAGTTAGCACTACGACGACCGCGGCTGCGACTGCTACTGCTACTGTGGCCACCTCTGCCGCTAACAGTAGTAATACCCCCGGGGGGACAGAAACGGAGGGGGGCGCGAACAACCAAAGTGGCCAGCCCATGGACGGAGTGAAGAACGAAGAGATGCAAGATGACAAAAGATTGAGCAAAAAGCTGTTTCTCGAATGGGACGACCTGAGCGTTATATCCAAGTTAAGAATCATCAGGATGCTCCTAAATTTAGTCCTATGCGAAAGTAATAACTTaaagaaaatgttaaaagaagaaaaaataaactacaACAACGGATActtgggaaaaataaataatgacaAATATTGGTTTATCCTGAATGACACGATAAATATTGAGTTTAAGTTGTAtgtggagaaggaggagaaagggACGTTTGAATTTCTTtgtgacgatgatgatgtcCTGTATAGTATAGGATACAACCTGTTGAAGGATACAGAGACCAAGGTGATGGGGGAGACCATTATCGAGaggtataataaaatatgcagggagagaagaaataGAAGCAGAATTTTGaagcagcagaagaagcTTTGTTCTGATTTTAATCTGGACGGTGGTTCCTTACTCATCTCAAAGAAGAGACAGCATAAGCAGGTGGAGCATTTCAACTTTGACAAtgataaaatgagaaagaaaaaaaacgagggTGGTGGCATGtatggaggagggggaggtaGTAGTAGTGGCTATGCCTATGGTTTGAATGCGAACAATCCGTATGCTTTACAAAAGAATAACTACCAGAAGAATGACCGGTCGTTTAGGTTGGCGGCGAGGAATGCTCAGAAGGGCAACGGACTGGTGGGTGGGGAGCTGGATGGATTGGAAAATCAGGAGTACCAGCAGAGTGGAAGTGCTACTGTTGGTGTGGATGGTGTTATTAGCAAGGGGGGATTGGCGGAGGCTGCTCAGCTTAACAGTGTTGGTGGCACCGCCGTAGGAGTGTTAGCAGCAGGTGGCGGGGTAGGCGGCGGGGCAGGCGGCGCGGCAGGCGGCACGGTTAACAATTTGCAAGGTGCCAATGCAGGTGCGCTGGGCACGGGAGGTGTCGTGGTGAAAATTCCCCAGAAGAGAGgtcggaagaaaaaatcggagaaaaaaaaaagaggacgcAAGAAGAAGATTCTCACAGAAGGGGGAGCACTCGCAGGAGGATCCCTTACCGGGTTGGTCTCCGATCCGAATAATCCACTTGCAGTAGGAACCCAGGTTAAGGAAATGAAGAAGGCCATGGGAACCACCACCAGGGTGAGGAAAACGCCCTACAGTAAAAGAACCGCCAAGCCAACTGTCTCAATTAAGTACGGAACTAGAAGCCACTCCATAAGTAAACATAGAAACGAAACGATGCCTTTTAGGGACTTTCCTATGAGCCATGGACTACCCCCTGAATCGATTTACAAAAACGGAACTGTGGACTCAAAATATTTCAACCCTAATATGCACGTTAATAATTTCATAAGCCCTAACATTAACAGCGCTTATGGCATGCAGGCTAATGTGCTTAACATGAGGggcaacaaaatggacagtCCCCCCCACCCTGGCAGCTACAACTTCCCATACATGTACAACCCGCAGCTGTATGGGCAGTACTACATGTACAATGggaatatgtatatgttgaATAACGCTTCTGGGGGGATGTTTAGTCAGAATGCTGGTGCGGCGGGGGGGAGTGGTGGTACTGGTAAGGAGATCAAGAGCGAGGGCGGCTTTATGGTGAAGGGAGGCTCCGCTGGAAAGGGGACAACGATTAGCAGCACAAGCAGCCTGAACAACAGCGGCATTGGCCCCGGGGGTAGTGGAGGAAGCAAGGGCGCGCTGAGCGGCAACAACCCGGAGGGCGAAGGGCCCAATGAGATGAGTGGAAGCGAGGGGGCTGGCCAGATCAGCGCCCCGATGGGTTCGTCCATGACAACGCCTATTTCGGCTCCCATGAATATGATGAACTCGGTAAGCGGCGGCGACGGGATGGGCGGCGGGATGGGCAGCGGGATGAGCGGCGGGATGAGCGGCGGAATGAATTACATGGACCCCATGAGCAAGTACCAGCCGTATGTCCTAAACCGAAGCGCAGTGAATAATTTGCCATCCAACCCCATGTACAACAGCCTGTACAATTTGAAGTTCCCTTACATGAACAACGACATGATGAATTATAACTACAATTTGAGTaatttccaaaatgtggGCTACGATAAAATGAACAAGGTAGGAGGAGGGGGACCAGGAGGAGCACCCGGAGCACCAGGAGCCGGACCAACaccagcagcagcagcagcagcagctgGGATGTTCAAGAGGTACCCCAATTTCATGAGCGGAGCTTTCCCACCCCCCTACGGCAACATGAATAACCCGTATGCTAACTTCAACGCGTATAATATGGGTTATCAGAGGAGTGAGGCGTATGGCTCGATCCCTGCTGGAGGGGTGGGGGCTGGATCGGGAGCGGTAGCAGCTGGATCAGCGGCAGGGGGAACCGCGTCGGGGGGAACCGCGCCTGGGGCAGGCTCCTTTAAGAGCAAGCTGGTGGACCTGAACGCGGGCGAGAGTAGTACCGGGGTGGCAGGGGCCACTACCGGAACGTCCGTTTCCCCAACTGCAGGTGTAGGAAGCGGTTACCACATGGCTAATGTGAAAAGCCGAAGTGGTAACAATGACATGCAGAGCGCAGCACCAACCCAGGAGAAGTCGCCAACACAGTTGGTCCCATCAGCAGCGGTACCCTCGGGTGTTAATCCCGCATCAGGTGAGACAAAccagaaggaagaaagagaTCGAGttgaaaatttaatgaacTACATGTTGATGCACCCAGGGAGGAGTACCGCAGACATAAATCATGGTAGCAATGGAAAGAATAACAGTTCGATGGCTAGCTTAGAAAATAGTGTTATTAAGAATAGCCTGAACGGTTCAGGCAACTTATTGGCAGGAGGAGAGGTGTCCGCTTCTGGTGTGATATTGGAAAATTCGAGCATGAATCAGTCGAGTAACCACCCTCGCCACGCGCATCATCCGCAGCCCCTTCACCCGGGTGGGGGTCCCTCGGAAGGAGGCTTAAAGCTGAATGTAAGTGACCCAAGCGGAAATAACTACCTATCCATGCATTGCGGAAATGCAAGCAACCGGAGTTGTAGCTTACCCAACACGGGGGATCAGATTCCCCTGAGTGGCGTTAACAATAACTTCGCAAAGGATGGAGCCAGTGGATCGGATGAGGCGGCAAACAAGGAGGGGAATGGTAGCGGTTAGGCCATCACTGTGTTGGCGGTTGGTCGTTGGGGAGCAGTTTT
This genomic stretch from Plasmodium cynomolgi strain B DNA, chromosome 14, whole genome shotgun sequence harbors:
- a CDS encoding hypothetical protein (putative) yields the protein MKIEERRSSNDSSVKSKSGGKATAPSSERKKSVGAEDRGPDKDNKSGGSGGGSGGGSGGSSWNNHGEGTHSRAESVSKKKSEKGEKGEKGEKSEKNEKNEKNEKSGKSGKSEKAGQKNIEQGGKTNGSHASEKNHDQGKSKSSSSSNSRSKIDNSKTNEKKESLKNVKSNSSESLKHKGSNSRESIASRESSKSNKSKSEKGGGGNSGGVTEDGKRDKTPHSNSDKKKKDPPNDKHDVKVNNKLISKNNKPKNVNSKSNSNSNSGTSTNHSSSSASRGGDEKNKMSVLSSGVKEGVKSQAPGSSHGGSNSSSKGGSTKNDSAKGVSTKKDSSKGGSSKSDPSKGGSSKSDPSKGGSSKSDPSKGGSSKSDPSKGGSSKNDPSKSGSTKNDASKSAPPKGLPSKNSTSKNSTSKNSSSKNSSSKNSSSKNTPSKSTPAKSTPSKSGSSKSEPSKGAPPKVEASKVEASKVEASKSGSLKSGPSKNEASKGGSSKNSLSRSDSIKSSSSKNTVSKNDTLRSSSTKSLSKNASQETVNSEHVKKEKKASTASAASSSSKAAQKSNEDVGELMSSHTASSKEESSKASRGVSDAKKKVKSDRSEKTEREKSTKSVSESDNEVPEQRSSKKKSGGTSRENDSVKNNLSKSSKSGATEMASKKDVAKKGSSDQKKKKNNSKGSSRKDRRADSKSSKSKDSSKGSSKGNSKGNSKGSSKDKRKSAKYNEEEEEEEEEEDTEEGESEVEETENDDVEEEEEEEEEEEDEESVDAGQREEEDEDDDDEKDDGDDEDDGDNEDDGDDDDDDDDDDDDDDDDDDDDDDDEYQENGPKRRSSSSSKQVAKDSVTKKKKKKKRSSFSLKKKKRYPKGSQQGGSKSMSKSISKSLSKGSSKSSSKSKKAVKKEKKKNSHNKGKDSSKGKDSSKGKDSSKGKDSSKGKDSSKGKGSSNSKGSSKGSSKNKVKRENASEKDADEEENSYFDDHGYSLDARKSVLAERERKRNLKESYIKQMKLPTYVDDESILFINNPNYVMVLLFLTVYKDVLKMSWNFKDIDEMYFNSKSIFMYRYISRIFEDKQESLVRVVNFHELFPVLEGRREKKSKSGGGGGGGGTSGGGSSSKKKKNDKKKKKKKKAKAEEDVKAEELFDEETIENDEVNDEVNEDANDEVNDDANDDANDDANDEVNDDANDDANEFDEEEPDGEDDQGEEDENDSENEVDEVIDGDDAEDPSEGQGRDHPPSNEARDARKKSSSQGKAEQSSSAKLVKQEEKSHGDRSPQTRESQGKGGPSLQDGSSLKKGSSLGIANDGEDLQAEKRDTPETVEGEEAMEGAEGAEAASIVRSDHPEGLASQHGVSTTTTAAATATATVATSAANSSNTPGGTETEGGANNQSGQPMDGVKNEEMQDDKRLSKKLFLEWDDLSVISKLRIIRMLLNLVLCESNNLKKMLKEEKINYNNGYLGKINNDKYWFILNDTINIEFKLYVEKEEKGTFEFLCDDDDVLYSIGYNLLKDTETKVMGETIIERYNKICRERRNRSRILKQQKKLCSDFNLDGGSLLISKKRQHKQVEHFNFDNDKMRKKKNEGGGMYGGGGGSSSGYAYGLNANNPYALQKNNYQKNDRSFRLAARNAQKGNGLVGGELDGLENQEYQQSGSATVGVDGVISKGGLAEAAQLNSVGGTAVGVLAAGGGVGGGAGGAAGGTVNNLQGANAGALGTGGVVVKIPQKRGRKKKSEKKKRGRKKKILTEGGALAGGSLTGLVSDPNNPLAVGTQVKEMKKAMGTTTRVRKTPYSKRTAKPTVSIKYGTRSHSISKHRNETMPFRDFPMSHGLPPESIYKNGTVDSKYFNPNMHVNNFISPNINSAYGMQANVLNMRGNKMDSPPHPGSYNFPYMYNPQLYGQYYMYNGNMYMLNNASGGMFSQNAGAAGGSGGTGKEIKSEGGFMVKGGSAGKGTTISSTSSLNNSGIGPGGSGGSKGALSGNNPEGEGPNEMSGSEGAGQISAPMGSSMTTPISAPMNMMNSVSGGDGMGGGMGSGMSGGMSGGMNYMDPMSKYQPYVLNRSAVNNLPSNPMYNSLYNLKFPYMNNDMMNYNYNLSNFQNVGYDKMNKVGGGGPGGAPGAPGAGPTPAAAAAAAGMFKRYPNFMSGAFPPPYGNMNNPYANFNAYNMGYQRSEAYGSIPAGGVGAGSGAVAAGSAAGGTASGGTAPGAGSFKSKLVDLNAGESSTGVAGATTGTSVSPTAGVGSGYHMANVKSRSGNNDMQSAAPTQEKSPTQLVPSAAVPSGVNPASGETNQKEERDRVENLMNYMLMHPGRSTADINHGSNGKNNSSMASLENSVIKNSLNGSGNLLAGGEVSASGVILENSSMNQSSNHPRHAHHPQPLHPGGGPSEGGLKLNVSDPSGNNYLSMHCGNASNRSCSLPNTGDQIPLSGVNNNFAKDGASGSDEAANKEGNGSG